The following are from one region of the Thermodesulfobacteriota bacterium genome:
- a CDS encoding transglycosylase SLT domain-containing protein has product MNHRYLLAILSTITLSILMCPPSNAATRLNCQSEIYQQATADPKDRFKKGYCFVKVGQYQQGVNMLNSVGDGLPELGDYVLYFQGAGYENLGDYANASTYFNKILTQYPDSGLKKKTLARLGTIYTQSGDYINAERIFRSLYSEETKRSLKASYLYGLAEAMEKQGRYQDAMATYRQIWVEYPETKSSGEAKAAATNLSNSQGIAFVPTQADYLQRANILFDKSRCSSALNNYNKVSSKSAEVRTNMGICMVKTKRYNEAENVLKNINSPRSLFWRGKLKTKLGLDSQASAVYTQIHNQFPNSQLAPEGLYNAARLYQINGQTQQAIRTYDILIRSYPRNKYAEDGAWNLGWIYYRKGQYREAHGTFSAFIDSESSFNASNAKYWRARTLEKQGKLNEANVQYRELAGSTTPTYHTYMAQKKSGYSPAYPNPNPETTALNPKASKRKQKAQMLISLGMPEEAQLEIVAMEEESRTKEELVVVSLLYSQVEDYYQSIKVAQGLGLPQANRLSYPKGYQEYVAPYSKKYGVDELLVYSIIREESRFQKDAVSPADARGLMQMIPPTARTVARQVGINGFSLSMLTIPRINIEMGIFYFKQVLDQFDGDVELALASYNAGPHRAADWKVRFYGLEKDEFIEEVPFRETRNYIRRILRSYGAYKAIYGNTAQAAPVTPQTTSPSN; this is encoded by the coding sequence ATGAATCACAGATATTTACTAGCAATCTTATCTACAATAACTCTGAGCATATTAATGTGCCCTCCTTCAAACGCTGCCACTAGGCTTAATTGCCAGTCAGAAATTTATCAGCAGGCAACGGCAGACCCTAAAGACAGGTTTAAAAAAGGCTACTGCTTTGTGAAAGTCGGCCAGTATCAGCAGGGCGTAAACATGCTAAACAGTGTGGGAGACGGACTGCCTGAACTAGGTGACTATGTTTTATATTTCCAGGGCGCTGGATATGAGAACCTTGGTGACTATGCAAATGCATCCACATACTTCAATAAGATATTAACTCAGTACCCAGACAGCGGACTTAAGAAAAAAACCCTTGCCCGTTTGGGAACTATTTACACTCAGTCGGGTGATTACATTAATGCCGAGAGGATATTCAGATCACTTTACAGTGAAGAGACAAAAAGGAGCTTAAAAGCTTCTTACCTTTATGGACTGGCAGAGGCAATGGAAAAACAAGGAAGATACCAGGACGCCATGGCAACATATAGACAGATTTGGGTCGAGTATCCTGAAACAAAATCTTCTGGTGAAGCTAAGGCAGCAGCTACCAATTTAAGCAATAGTCAAGGAATAGCTTTTGTACCAACGCAAGCTGATTACCTTCAGCGTGCAAATATCCTATTTGATAAATCCAGATGCAGCTCGGCTCTTAACAACTACAACAAAGTCTCATCCAAAAGCGCTGAAGTTAGAACTAATATGGGAATCTGCATGGTTAAAACCAAGCGCTATAATGAAGCAGAGAATGTGCTTAAAAATATCAACTCTCCCCGCTCGCTATTTTGGCGTGGAAAGCTAAAAACCAAGCTTGGGCTTGATTCACAAGCATCTGCAGTCTATACACAAATACACAACCAATTCCCAAACAGCCAGCTGGCACCAGAAGGGCTTTATAATGCGGCGCGGCTTTATCAAATAAACGGTCAAACCCAGCAGGCAATTAGAACCTATGACATTCTTATAAGATCATATCCTAGAAATAAATACGCCGAGGACGGGGCATGGAACCTTGGCTGGATTTACTACAGAAAAGGTCAGTACAGAGAGGCCCATGGTACTTTTTCAGCATTTATCGATTCTGAATCCAGCTTCAATGCATCAAATGCAAAGTACTGGAGAGCAAGAACCCTTGAGAAACAGGGCAAATTAAATGAAGCAAATGTGCAGTATAGAGAGCTTGCGGGATCTACAACTCCCACATACCACACATATATGGCTCAAAAGAAAAGCGGCTACAGTCCGGCTTATCCCAACCCCAACCCTGAGACAACTGCGCTTAACCCTAAAGCAAGCAAAAGAAAACAAAAGGCTCAGATGCTAATCAGTCTAGGAATGCCGGAGGAAGCGCAGCTTGAGATAGTGGCAATGGAAGAAGAATCAAGAACCAAAGAAGAGCTTGTTGTGGTTAGTCTTCTGTACTCTCAGGTTGAGGACTATTATCAGTCAATCAAAGTTGCACAGGGTCTTGGCCTTCCGCAGGCCAACAGGCTTTCTTATCCAAAGGGTTATCAGGAATATGTAGCCCCTTATTCTAAAAAATACGGGGTTGATGAGCTACTTGTTTATTCAATTATAAGAGAGGAGAGCAGGTTTCAAAAAGACGCTGTCTCCCCAGCCGATGCTAGAGGTCTTATGCAGATGATTCCGCCCACAGCCAGAACAGTGGCAAGGCAAGTAGGCATAAACGGCTTTAGCTTATCAATGCTAACAATTCCAAGAATAAATATTGAGATGGGAATTTTCTACTTTAAACAGGTGCTCGATCAGTTCGATGGGGATGTTGAGCTTGCGCTTGCCAGCTATAACGCAGGGCCTCATAGAGCTGCGGATTGGAAAGTCAGGTTTTATGGGCTTGAGAAAGATGAGTTTATTGAAGAGGTTCCATTTAGAGAAACCAGGAATTACATAAGAAGGATTCTTCGAAGCTACGGCGCCTATAAAGCAATATACGGAAATACTGCTCAAGCAGCGCCCGTTACACCGCAAACCACAAGCCCGAGCAACTAA
- a CDS encoding ABC transporter permease has product MLLKAQIFITGAIIILIVATAVAAPYIAPFAYDDTDFSNTLSSPNKVNIMGTDQEGRDLFSRVIYGSRVSIAVALGTALIALIVGTLYGAISGYLGGKVDELMMRVVDIFYSLPDLLLIVLVTLIIGRGVLGIVLALGFTAWMRVARIVRGNVLQIKGVDYVQSARSLGASPSRILGLHIIPNILSPLIITITFAVPYAILAESTLSFLGLGIAPPESSWGTLASTGWQGIRTFPHLIVFPSLAIFITAFSFNLFGEGLRDLLDPQRAKR; this is encoded by the coding sequence TTGCTTCTAAAAGCTCAGATATTCATAACCGGCGCAATTATTATATTAATCGTTGCCACAGCTGTGGCTGCTCCATATATTGCCCCATTTGCCTACGACGACACGGATTTCTCAAACACACTAAGCTCCCCAAATAAAGTAAACATTATGGGCACAGATCAGGAGGGAAGAGACCTTTTCTCCAGAGTTATATATGGCTCGAGAGTTTCTATAGCGGTAGCCTTGGGAACAGCGCTAATTGCTCTAATCGTAGGAACATTGTACGGAGCAATCTCTGGATACTTGGGCGGTAAAGTGGACGAGCTTATGATGCGAGTGGTAGATATTTTCTATTCACTTCCAGATTTGTTGTTGATAGTGCTGGTCACTCTTATAATAGGTAGAGGCGTGCTCGGAATCGTACTGGCACTTGGGTTTACGGCATGGATGAGGGTTGCAAGAATTGTAAGGGGGAACGTGCTTCAAATTAAAGGCGTTGACTATGTTCAGTCTGCAAGGAGTCTTGGGGCATCACCATCACGAATACTAGGGCTACATATTATTCCAAATATCCTAAGCCCTCTTATCATCACAATCACTTTTGCGGTGCCGTATGCAATATTGGCTGAGTCCACTCTTAGTTTTCTGGGACTTGGGATCGCGCCGCCAGAATCTAGCTGGGGGACTCTTGCAAGCACAGGATGGCAGGGAATAAGAACATTTCCGCATTTAATTGTTTTCCCTAGTTTAGCGATATTTATTACAGCATTTTCATTTAATCTATTTGGTGAAGGGCTCAGGGACTTGTTAGACCCTCAAAGGGCAAAAAGGTAG
- the queF gene encoding preQ(1) synthase, whose product MADKHFDILETFENQYPGREYEIDISCPEFTCVCPKTGQPDFATIHLKYVPDKLCIELKSLKLYMFSYRDEGAFHEHVTNQILDHIVEACKPIRAEVTGDFNVRGGIKTIVRANYFKDEDSNAGFK is encoded by the coding sequence ATGGCTGATAAGCATTTTGATATTCTAGAGACATTTGAAAACCAGTATCCGGGCAGGGAATACGAGATAGACATTTCGTGCCCCGAGTTTACATGTGTATGCCCAAAGACGGGACAACCTGATTTTGCGACAATTCATTTAAAATATGTGCCAGACAAACTCTGTATAGAACTTAAATCTCTTAAATTGTACATGTTCTCATACCGTGATGAGGGAGCTTTCCATGAACATGTTACAAATCAAATTCTGGACCACATAGTAGAGGCCTGCAAACCCATAAGGGCAGAGGTAACAGGGGACTTTAACGTAAGGGGCGGTATTAAAACTATAGTAAGGGCCAACTACTTTAAAGACGAAGATTCAAACGCTGGATTTAAGTAA